The Oncorhynchus gorbuscha isolate QuinsamMale2020 ecotype Even-year linkage group LG06, OgorEven_v1.0, whole genome shotgun sequence sequence TCGTGTTTGCCAAGAGGTAGCAACAAGTTTCAACCATATGCACAAAGTGTTCAGAGAAACAGTGAATATGTTCCTCTTCTCTTTTTTAAAGACGATAAAATAAAGGGACTGCATAATTTAGAATTTGGAGACAAACGGAAGGATTTAGGAAATAACCTCGTCACCTTAGCTTCGTGCTCTTTGTGTTTTTGTTAGGTAGCCTAACTTCCCTTCTCATTGGATATGCATCGGACCCATCTGTAGCACTCTATGGTGCCCTTAACTGCGCCTCGAGTTTATGGACCCCCGCTCAATGATGACTATGAGTTCATTGTCGGACAGTCTGGTTTCTTCTGATCCCTCAAAATCGGCCTTTCTGGAGTTCGGACACGGCTATCCCGGCCACCAGCAGCATCTCCCCGGCTTATCCCACAACATCTATCCAGTGCATCCCGTCGGACCCTCGCAGCACGACAGCTCCTTTTCTTCCAGCGCGTCATCCTATGGCCGCACGCTAGCCTACCCCTACCACAGCACTGTAAGCGCACACCACCCAAGTGCCTACCTGCCATACCAGCACAGTAGCCACAACAACGGTCTGGGACGCACGAGAATAGAGGAAACAGGTACGTTTTAAAAAACATCGGTGTTGACATCATGGAGTTTATTCAATGTTTGTTGACATTTTCAAGATGTAGTTACAGTGGCGAAGGCTATACGGACGCGATGGACTCCAAAATTAGAATTGGGCACTTATATAGCCTACCTAAACCCTATCAGAAGTCTACAAATAAACCACTAATGAAATATAGAGAATTCATAACATATAGCAGGCAGCATTACGGAAACAGTGCTCTGAGTTATTAATTAATAGGATAGTAATTTGTAATGCAAAACGTCCTTGTTCCCATGTCACATATGTAGTCTATAACACATGAGCACGTttgaaaatattttatttttaagagTCAATAGTTTACAGGCTACTGAACTTCAAGATACATGCATGGATAAAGCAAGGGACTGTTATCGTCTCAAATTGAAATGAGAATCAATTTTCATAAGATTTCACATTACCTAGGGCTAATGTGTAGCCTATTTCACCATTTTAATTAATAGTCTAATCTGATATTAGGACAGGTGATTAGACCTAAGGGTAGGCTACTACTGGTCAGTTTAAATTTATATTATTGGGCCGCGAGACAGGTCGGTTGATTGGCACAATAATTAGCCTACTCTGGATGATGATACAAGGTCACATGCAGCCGACATGGGAGGGAAAAACCGAGCCACTAAACATTTTATCCTGTGGTCTCCCACAAAGCACAGGGCCCAAACAAAACATGTAATCTGAAAACCATTTACCTTTGATGGCGTTATTGCTTCTGTGATCCTACATTACTTAATTGATATGTTAAAATACAGATAGCCGCATAGGACTAATGAAAGAGTTACATCATTTTACCtcgtatttttttaaatcaaaacgTTAAACAAAATACATACAGCATTAATTCCAAGTAGTCTAATGGCAATGATCAAAATAACCCTGTCTCTAGGCCTATACATAAAATCAAGTTGTTTAGAATGGCTAGTCCTATTTGAAGTGTGAAGCTGTTTGGGACTAAACACTCGAAGACATTCAGATAGGAATCAatctctcaacaacaacaacaaaaaaatatgatGAGTGAGCTCGTTTTAGGGTTTAGCAGCCTATTTATATTTACACAACATCAAAAACCTGTGCAGTAATTGGCAGGGAATGTCATCCATCTATCGTCGACTGACTGTGACATCTCCACTGCACTGTTGGCTATTGCCATGTTCATCAACTCtatccaggcaagtcagttaagaacaaatgcttattttacAATAAAGGCCTACCGGGGAGCAGTGGCTGCCTTGTTCAGGCGCAGAATggcagattttgaccttgtcagctcggggattcgattcaGCAAACTTTCGGTTATTGGTCCAACGATCTAACCCctcggctacctgccgcccaatcTCACAGGCATTTCGTGTGTTGGCCATGTTAGAAAGTCAATAAGTTTTTAAGGCCCCAGATATTATAAGCATTGCAGTCCTCTTGAACATTAACAGATTCATTATGTTATTCTTAGTTCTGATTAAAAGCTGGTCATTGTTCTGAACAATGTATTATAATTATTTTTATGATGATAATATAACCATGTAATGATTAGTTTAATTCCTACCAATGACAATATAATGGCCCAATAATAATAAAGGAAACTATTGCGACAAATGTTATATCAACATTGATTACGTTGTATGTTGCAATTATTTTTTGGAATGCATAGTTTTAGTTTTAGTGATTTTAAAGGTGCTACACGGGATTTTTATTTTTGCATTGTAATTTCAAAAAATGTCCAAAATATATCTGTCGCTAATAGTGGAATATTAGTGTTTCACTGTATTACTTACTCCccagtgttgtgattggctgtgataTTCGCCCATTGATTTCTCGCGCTAGAGTGGCATCTATTGTCAAACTAGGAAAGCtattctgactttgtggctgtgttgtcTAGTGGAAATCgctctgttatttcctgtttgcTCAAATTCCACACTGTTCGCTCAATTTCACTGAATAGTGTAGGGAATCAGTGTGCATCTAAAtctctgtgaaatatattttcaataacaaaAAATGTAGTTTAtgcagctgtttgaagctggtgggcCAAAACAAAAGAACAGTTTCTGCATAGGGCACGGTAATACGATAAAACTAAGCCCTCAAAATAAGGCATTAAATACTTGCATTTTGTTGAAGAATTACATTTTAATAATAGCATATTCACTTAAGACCTTCCTTGGTTAAGGCCACAGAACAAAAACAAAAAGACTGCAACAACAACCATGTCTGTGTCACTAATACAGttgttaatttaacactgaaaAGTGTGGGCCTGTATCGAACACTGTACCAGTGTTAAATTGAACACTGTCAGTGTTGATTCAACACGGGAGAATTGTCTGTGCAGTAGCATGTGAGGTAAGGCCTATGAGTTTATGTTTATTATTTGCTATTTGAATGGCAGGCTTAGAATAGAAAAGGGACAATCAAGATTCAACAGTTCCAATGCAACTTATTTAACTCAAAAATAcaagacaatacaatacagcttTATTTTCTATTAGTTATAGCAAACAacagaaatgtgtcttctgctcaTTCTCAACTCCCCCagacagcaataataataataatataataatataatataatatatgccatttagcagacgcttttatccaaagcgacttacagtcatgtgtgcatacattctacgtatgggtggtcccggtgatcgaacccactaccctggcgttacaagcgccatgctctaccaactgagctacagaaggaccccacAGCACAAATCACACACAGTTAAGGCAAGCACCGGGTCACCCCTGTATGTTTTGGGGTTAAGGGCCTTGTTCAAGGACCCAAGCCACAAAACAAAAGGGGAATGTCTTAAGGATGTGAACCCAGCAGCATTCCAATTGCCAGATACATTTTTTTCCAGCTCCTGGCCCGGGATTCAAACCTGCCATCTTCTAGCCACAGGTCCATCTCCCTTAGAAATTGGGCTACCTACCTCCTACCTAAATTCTCTGCAATTATTGTTCAACTTAGCAAATCAAATCTAAATCTTCCGCCCGTGTAAATCAAAAAGTTaagtatttatttgatttatttcacctttatagaAAAagctatgtacagtatgtgcaaatgaggtaggataagagtggtaaggcaataaataggctatggTGGCAAAtgaattacaatatagcaattaaacactggaatggtagaatgtgcagaagatgaatgtgcaacttgagatacaggggtgcaaaggagcaaggtaaaaaaaaaatacagtatggggatgtggtagattggatgggctatttacagatgagctatgtacaggtgccaTGATCTGTAGATGAAGTAGATGAATGTAGTAGATGATTAACCTCCTCACGCTATTTCACTGGTTGTATTATAAGGATGGATTGTGTCATGTTACTGTGAATGTCTTGTGGGGCCTAACGCAGCTGTTTCCCTAAGCACTAGTCGGTATGTGCACTCTTATAACAATGGGAATAATGGGAGCAATATGCAGTCATTATATTCCTCATGCTCAATGATCTCTTTTGCCACATGAGATAGAAAAGAAAAGTTGAGCTCTTGCCCATTGAGGGCAAATTAAATGGCTTAACTTAAACATGTATTATTCATTAAATGTAtatttattattatgattattattgattattattattattattattgctgttgttgttgataatattgttattattatttccaCATTTCTGACCTCAATGGGATTTTCACCagggtgaaataaaataaaactttTCCTTCTTCATCCTTTTGAAGAGCTTGAGAAGCCAATCACGGTGATCGAGAACGGAGAAATTAGACTGAACGGAAAAGGGAAGAAGATCCGAAAACCTCGGACCATCTACTCAAGCTTACAACTGCAAGCGCTCAACCAGAGATTCCAGCAAACCCAATACCTTGCACTACCTGAGCGAGCCGATCTGGCAGCAAAATTGGGACTAACTCAAACGCAGGtacatatttctgtattttggaCCAATTTAATTAGTCTATTTCAGTTATTTTTACTGATTtaactgttccataaggtgtttatTACAAGAGGCTCTTCAATGCACAACAATTTTGGTGTCAGTCTCTTTTTAAACATGGTCTGTATAGGTCTCAATAGTTTGAATGGAATAAATGGGCAAGCATTACACATACGGTTCACAAAGTGAACAATTCCTATGGCCTGTTGTTTACTCGAGTCGGGCAAAATGTTCCTTCTTTGTAAGCATCTCATCTCTCAAGGTGGTGAGAGGTTTAGTCAAAATTATGTGCATGCCCCTTCTCTTTGCATCTAGGCTACAACACTATATGCATAAGTGCTTGATTAGATACTGTTAAGGCCAAATGTCTCATTAAAAATGAGAATGGAGCCTAATGTTATGGAGTTGTGTAATTTAAGGCTTTGAGAATTTCCACTCTAAGTAGTTAAAGTTTTCCGATGCCGTATTATTTAACATATAGGAGAAAACACTGGAACATTATGTTCCTAGGTATCAACCTCCATTAGTTTGATGTCCTGCCATGTTCATGGAGGTGTTAgcccactctctctgcctgtaaCTGATTTTGTTTCCCCTCCTGAGTGGGAGGCACACACTTTCATGTATATTTGAATGCAACATGGCTGGAATGGCAGGTCCCCGTTGGCAGCGAGGCAGCAGAAGTGCAGGGTGTATCACTGTCCTGTATTACCGCTACTTGTCTTACTACTGTGTTATCTATCTCCTACTATTACTTACTTACTCATCTGGGCCTGTATTCACTATGGGCCAGTTTCCTGGACACATTAAGCGTTGTCCTGGACTAAAAAAACTGTTTCAATGGTGATTCTCCATTGAGCATGCTTTTCAGTCCAAgtctaggcttaatctgtgtctgggaaactgtcccaagtctcagagtaggattgctgatctaggatacatttagccttttagatcataataaatATGATTATGGACAGGGGGAACCTGAttatagatcagcactcctatactcttgagacgctttatgaatacgGGCCCTGAGCTCTCATTCCTTGAGGATTTTAGAGGTAACACTCCATGCTCAGTCATCTCCTTTAGCCTATATAGCTCTTGGTTCAGTTTAAAGTTCTCAATCTCTCAGCCAATGGGTGCCTTTTGTAACTAACTCCTTACTTCTCACTAAGCCCTGTCTGTCTGGcaagggaagaggaagggagaggggggaacGGCTGTggccattttgtctgtcattaggAATAGAGGAAGAGAGCTTAGCAAGTTATCGCGTCACATTTTGTATAAATATTGTCCCAGGAAGTTTTTGGGTTCCCGAAATGAGAGAAAAATTACAGCAAAGAAAGTACAGACATTCTTTTAAATTTGGGAGAGTTTACTGCTTTCAACCAGGTAATAATTCTATATTTCTTGAAATCTAGAGATATCCCTTACTATGTTTGCCTGGGGATTTAAAAAATACTTAATGGCTAATCCAAAGAGAGTATGAAGAGAATGCTGCTTTTCTTCAATTGGAGTAAAGACTGTTTTTGGCGTATTGACGGATATGAAATGCAGTAATTTATACTCTGTGGTAAGAGCCCATTCTGAACCTGTAGAGTCTGCGATGTGCTGCTAAGAGAGGAGAGCCTTAGTAATTCCATGTAAGTGCCACACGACAGATATCTGAGAAAGCGTAAAGAGGTGACTTTTTGCAAGATGAGCACTTTTTTTACCATACTTTTTCAAATATAGTTGGAGTTGTATACATGCATCTGAAAGTTGCATTAATTGGGACTTTAGAGACATGATATGTCTAGTATATAAAGGTCATGCACACGGCCATGGCGCCAGGCCGCCAAAACAGAGAATCATTGGCCTCCTTTTCTCTCACAAAGTTgtacccctctaccccctcatCTGTAAAACTGCACTTACCAACTTTCTCCTTTTTTCTAAGAATTTTTTTTCCAAACATTCGCTCTTTCATTCCTTCTTCATATCTATTcaacaccctctttctctcttctaaaAAAAACTGGCACCCTTGCAAAATTAtcctatatacactgagtatacaaaacattaagaaaacctGCTCTGTGTatcaatggtccaccacccaaaggacatacaGCAAACTTGTCACAACTGTGGAAaggattggagtcaacatggaccagcatccctgtcgaaagctttcgacaccttgtagagtccattccccgGACGAATTGAGGCCGTTCTGAGGTCGAAAGGAGGTCAACGCAATATTagcaaggtgttcctaatgtttggtatactctcaGTGTACGTATATGCTAAATATGAAGAAGCACTTTTCGAGACCTCTCtgatatggggcggcaggtagcctagtggttagtaacccaaaggttgctggatcgaatccccgagttgacaaggtaaaaatctgctgttctgcccctgaacaaggcaggaaTTATTGATAAGGTCATATTGATAAGGGAGCTAGATATATTGGAATCACTCATGTCTTCTGGCCTTCCATGAGCAGCAACCACTTGGCAGATTATGCATGGTCTTTTTTTGCACCAGAAACACTCACCACCACTCGCTAGTCACCACATATTTAACTAAGGAGAGTGGTTTCCCCAAATTGTACGGTACACACAATGATATTTAGTTGGATATGTGGGACAAGATTTTCTGGCGTGATTCCTTAATTACCAAACAATTACCAAACATTTCAGATTGAAAGCCCTTGTTAGCTGAGTGTTGCTGTTGAAATCTAAAACCAATATTTCCAATTATTATAGGAAAAGCTACTTACTTTAGCATGCTGTTGATTGACATTAGGGTCAAATTAATTCATAAATATATGTTCAATGCAATTTGGCATTAAAGGGGTAATCAGCAGTCGCTATATCACTTTTGGActaaatgaatgatatgtacccattgattcttgaagaatataactcatAAAGACCTCATGAACTTAGTTAAACAGTCCTACCCAtaagaacccaaaatataagcttgttttactccagtgTTTTATGTGAGACTTGGTTTTTGTTACATCTGCAAGAACTGTTAATTATATTGCTGGCATGGAATGTGATACACCGTTTTAATTAATATACCCATTTAGTCAGTGTTAAAATACACTGGAGTGTGTGTttttaaaaattatatatatatatatgtatatatatataattttagcACTTATAGGGGTGCCCACATTATTACGTTTAGGCCTATGGGAGTGTCCTAATGTATTTATGGGAGTGTTATGTTATTGTTATGGTCCTACTCTTTTTTTTCATGTTGATCAGAACTGATGATGTGTAGGCTAAAGTCAGAGAAAACGATGTAAAAGTTGGCAGACTTGTGGACTccagtcacatgacttggactacTCGAGTCACATAACTTGGACTCGAGTCTGACTTAAATACAttaacttgagacttgacttggactTGGAGCCTCAAGACTCGGGACTTGATTTTGACATGAGACTGAAGACTTGAAATTATCTGTCCaggttttgtcatgttttgtcactCATTTTGTGGCACAGAGTCTACGTGAATTACACTACAGCATCGCAGCATAGCAGCATCACAGCATCACCATTTTGGTTCGTGAAACGCACACTCACCACTAATTGGACCAGAAAACTATCAATCAACACAGGCGAACAGATTGGTGATTTGCTATACAGCTATAGGATCGGGTGCAGCACAAGCATCAAGGCATCAAAGTGCCTTGGTAAAATCACTGGAGAAGCCAGTGTTAGACAAATTCGATTTGGTTTCTCAAGGGGAGGGTGTACTGTCTTGCCCTCTACCAGTGTCCGTTCAGAAAGGACAGGTTTAGCCTGATACAGAGGCTATTCATTTTGGGCTATTTCCTGTGTATATTTGGTAAATTTACGTGTATATTTTGTATGGTATGGTGCTTTCACCATTGGATCACCAAAACCTAATAAATCTACACTCTGAGCACGTCAACCTGCCTTGCCATCAGCTGATTTCATGCCCTTACCACAGCTACAAGGTCCATATTTTACAATTATATAGGCTAATAAAAATATGCTGTACACAAAATAATGAAAAGAGCTGTCTGGTAGCCTCAATAACTAAACAAAGATTTGTAGTTCAGCAAGTCGTtgcatgtatatatacagtaccagtcaaaagtttggacacacctactcattctagtgtttttctttatttgtactattatctacattgtagcacaatattgaagacatcaaaactatgaaataacacatatggaatcatgtaataaccaaaaaattgttaaacaaattacatttacatttacatttaagtcatttagcagacgctcttatccagagcgacttacaaattggtgcattcaccttatgacatccagtggaacagccactttacaatagtgcatctaaatattttaagggggggggggtgagaaggattactttatcctatcctaggtattccttaaagaggtggggtttcaggtgtctccggaaggtggtgatcgactccgctgtcctggcgtcgtgagggagtttgttccaccattggggggccagagcagtggatgaacgcagtgcccttatttgggtgtagggcctgatcagagcctggaggtactgaggtgccgttcccctcacagctccgtaggcaagcaccatggtcttgtagcggatgcgagcttcaactggaagccagtggagagagcggaggagcggggtgacgtgagagaacttgggaaggttgaacactagacgggctgcggcgttctggatgagttgtaggggtttaatggcacaggcagggagcccagccaacagtgagttgcagtaatccagacgggagatgacaagtgcctggattaggacctgctccgcttcctgtgtgaggcagggtcgtact is a genomic window containing:
- the LOC124037127 gene encoding homeobox protein Dlx4a-like encodes the protein MDPRSMMTMSSLSDSLVSSDPSKSAFLEFGHGYPGHQQHLPGLSHNIYPVHPVGPSQHDSSFSSSASSYGRTLAYPYHSTVSAHHPSAYLPYQHSSHNNGLGRTRIEETELEKPITVIENGEIRLNGKGKKIRKPRTIYSSLQLQALNQRFQQTQYLALPERADLAAKLGLTQTQVKIWFQNKRSKYKKIMKHGPGGPEGEHLHPGSSGSPCSPGMPPLWDVSMANKGTPAQSGGYMNNFGHWYPSHHQECMPRTQMM